A stretch of Cicer arietinum cultivar CDC Frontier isolate Library 1 chromosome 5, Cicar.CDCFrontier_v2.0, whole genome shotgun sequence DNA encodes these proteins:
- the LOC140920453 gene encoding uncharacterized protein, protein MAFAQLIFRDGGSSNKPHCFVGEHYDLWKICMQPYLEPQGDDIWDAVKNGPYVPKMVIDNKEEKKIKVSWTNDDKRKVLFDKKAKNMLQSALGMDEFFHVSHCKTAKNIWDTLELTH, encoded by the coding sequence ATGGCTTTCGCACAACTaatttttagagatggtggtagtagcaataaaccacaTTGCTTCGTTGGAGAACACTATGACTTATGGAAGATATGCATGCAACCATATCTTGAGCcacaaggagatgatatttGGGATGCAGTAAAAAATGGTCCTTATGTCCCAAAAATGGTCATCgacaataaagaagaaaaaaagataaaagtgtCATGGACAAATGACGACAAAAGGAAAgtgttgtttgataaaaaaGCCAAAAATATGTTACAATCGGCACTTGGAATGGATGAATTCTTTCACGTGTCTCATTGCAAAACCGCCAAAAATATTTGGGATACTCTTGAACTAACTCATTAA
- the LOC101488757 gene encoding uncharacterized protein produces the protein MGNNAKTPEYFEDLFCNLDCYQEYRMRTSSRFLRQELFQIEQGVCTNCQLDCHKLVVHIRPLSLERRQGYIEKVAPKIAKRKKMLEKLVNDPSEGNAWHADHIVPVYKGGGECNLENMRTLCVACHHDVTAVQCVERRIIRANARKQLKVLMNAMKNSIEVCSTSKLNSFY, from the exons AT GGGTAATAATGCCAAGACACCTGAATATTTTGAAGATCTTTTTTGTAACCTTGACTGCTATCAAGAGTATCGTATGAGAACTAGCAGCCGATTCCTTCGTCAG GAACTTTTCCAAATTGAGCAAGGTGTGTGCACAAATTGCCAATTAGACTGTCATAAGCTTGTTGTGCATATAAGACCTTTGTCCTTGGAAAGACGACAGGGGTACATTGAAAAAGTAGCACCAAAAATTGCAAAGCGGAAGAAGAT GCTTGAGAAGCTTGTCAACGACCCAAGTGAAGGCAATGCATGGCATGCTGATCACATTGTTCCAGTATATAAAGGCGGAg GTGAATGTAATCTTGAAAATATGAGGACTCTTTGTGTGGCCTGCCATCATGACGTTACTGCTGTACAATGTGTTGAACGACGCATTATAAGAGCAAATGCCCGGAAACAACTAAAAGTTTTGATGAATGCCATGAAAAATAGTATTGAGGTATGTAGTACTAGTAAGCTTAATTCTTTCTACTGA
- the LOC140920452 gene encoding uncharacterized protein, whose translation MAFAQLIFRDGGSSNKPPCFVGEHYDLWKICMQPYLEPQGDDIWDAVKNGPYVPKIVIDNKEEKKIKVSWTNDDKRKVLFDKKAKNMLQSALGMDEYFHVSHCKTAKNIWDTLELTH comes from the coding sequence ATGGCTTTCGCACAACTaatttttagagatggtggtagtagcaataaaccaccTTGCTTCGTTGGAGAACACTATGACTTATGGAAGATATGCATGCAACCATATCTTGAGCcacaaggagatgatatttGGGATGCAGTAAAAAATGGTCCTTATGTCCCAAAAATAGTCATCgacaataaagaagaaaaaaagataaaagtgtCATGGACAAATGACGACAAAAGGAAAgtgttgtttgataaaaaaGCCAAAAATATGTTACAATCGGCACTTGGAATGGATGAATACTTTCATGTGTCTCATTGCAAAACCGCCAAAAATATTTGGGATACTCTTGAACTAACTCATTAA